One window from the genome of Variovorax sp. PAMC26660 encodes:
- a CDS encoding MFS transporter, protein MSLSHAGKNRIALSAICLIALMFGLEISSVPVILPTLEKALHGNFSDMQWIMNAYTLACTTVLMAAGTVADRYGRKRVLIVGVVLFGLTSLVCGLAQSAPVLIVSRFLQGLAGGAMLICQLAVLSHQFQEGKERSKAFAIWGVVFGMGLGFGPIIGGAIVALSSWQWVFLVHVPLAVVALALVLGSVEESSDPDAKKLDLPGIVTLSLAVFGLTYFITQGPGLGFASPAAIGILVATVASFAVFLWVEKINPHPMFDFSVFRIRNFSGSIIGSIGMNFSFWPFMIYLPIYFQSGLGYDAVTAGSALLAYTLPTLVLPPLAERLSLRYRPGLVIPSGLFVIGLGFMAMRYGSGVEHASWLTLLPGCLLAGIGLGLTNTPVTNTTTGSVSSARAGMASGMDMSARLITLAINIALMGFILLEGIHSYLRNTLSASLDAPQLRAVAEKIAAGSFNALTQDFPALSQADPSGTAVHAALVQSFGLVMLYGGIGVWVLAGISLLIFGNGKPSARASGLKTEESMCS, encoded by the coding sequence ATGTCTCTCTCTCACGCCGGCAAGAACCGGATCGCACTGTCCGCGATCTGCCTGATTGCCCTGATGTTCGGCCTGGAAATCTCCAGCGTGCCGGTCATTCTTCCCACGCTCGAAAAAGCACTGCACGGCAACTTCAGCGACATGCAGTGGATCATGAACGCCTACACCCTGGCCTGCACCACGGTGCTGATGGCCGCCGGCACCGTGGCCGACCGCTACGGCCGCAAGCGCGTGCTGATCGTCGGCGTGGTGCTGTTCGGCCTCACCTCGCTGGTGTGCGGCCTCGCGCAAAGCGCGCCCGTGCTGATCGTCAGCCGCTTCCTGCAGGGCCTGGCCGGCGGCGCCATGCTGATCTGCCAGCTCGCGGTGCTGTCGCACCAGTTCCAGGAAGGCAAGGAGCGCAGCAAGGCCTTCGCCATCTGGGGCGTGGTCTTCGGCATGGGCCTGGGGTTCGGGCCGATCATCGGCGGCGCGATCGTCGCGCTGTCAAGCTGGCAATGGGTCTTCCTGGTTCACGTGCCGCTGGCCGTCGTGGCGCTGGCGCTCGTGCTGGGCAGCGTGGAAGAGTCGAGCGACCCTGACGCGAAAAAGCTGGACCTGCCGGGCATCGTCACGCTGTCGCTCGCTGTGTTCGGCCTGACGTACTTCATCACGCAGGGGCCGGGCCTGGGCTTCGCGAGCCCCGCGGCCATCGGCATCCTTGTCGCCACAGTGGCCAGCTTTGCCGTGTTCCTGTGGGTCGAGAAGATCAACCCGCACCCGATGTTCGATTTCTCCGTGTTCCGCATCCGCAATTTCTCGGGATCGATCATCGGCTCCATCGGCATGAACTTCAGCTTCTGGCCGTTCATGATCTACCTGCCGATCTACTTCCAGAGCGGCCTGGGCTACGACGCGGTCACCGCCGGTTCGGCCCTGCTGGCGTACACACTGCCGACGCTCGTCCTGCCGCCGCTGGCCGAGCGCCTGTCGCTGCGCTACCGGCCCGGCCTGGTCATTCCCTCGGGCCTGTTCGTGATCGGGCTGGGCTTCATGGCGATGCGCTACGGCAGCGGCGTCGAACACGCGAGCTGGCTCACGCTGCTGCCCGGCTGCCTGCTGGCCGGCATCGGGCTGGGCCTGACCAACACGCCCGTCACCAACACCACAACTGGCTCGGTGTCGAGCGCCCGCGCGGGCATGGCCTCGGGCATGGACATGAGCGCACGGCTGATCACGCTGGCCATCAACATCGCGCTGATGGGATTCATCCTGCTGGAAGGCATCCATTCGTACCTGCGGAACACTTTGTCCGCATCCCTCGATGCGCCGCAGTTGCGCGCCGTGGCAGAGAAGATCGCGGCCGGCAGTTTCAACGCGCTCACGCAGGACTTTCCGGCGCTGTCGCAAGCCGACCCATCGGGCACTGCGGTTCACGCGGCGCTCGTGCAGAGCTTCGGGCTGGTGATGCTCTACGGCGGCATCGGCGTGTGGGTGTTGGCCGGCATCAGCCTGCTGATCTTCGGCAATGGCAAGCCCTCGGCGCGAGCATCGGGCTTGAAGACCGAAGAGTCCATGTGCTCCTGA
- a CDS encoding LysR family transcriptional regulator, translating to MDFDPTLLRAFVAVKETGGFTRAAERLHLTQSAISHQIRKLEEQVGRPLLHRTTRRLTVTEDGEDFLRYAQQILDALDAMTRRFQPSPISGSVRFGVPDNFMGDRLPPLLSQFARGFPAVRMEVCVSMHIDLRAAIRAGDLDLAVVMSPPDCVEGTRLRRTQLVWAAAETFEAPKGASLPLAFFPKPCVNREVAGSALDAASVDWHVVFTSASTQGIRAAVLAGLAVTVLTREEVEPGMKIVDGRYGLPPLPSVDFSLIWSEGGRTPCACRFGQLILEMPDLPSPDARPVPA from the coding sequence ATGGATTTCGACCCCACGCTGTTGCGCGCCTTCGTGGCCGTCAAGGAAACCGGCGGCTTCACGCGTGCAGCAGAGCGCCTGCACCTGACCCAGTCCGCCATCAGCCACCAGATCCGCAAGCTCGAAGAGCAGGTGGGCCGGCCGCTGCTGCATCGCACGACGCGCCGCCTCACGGTGACGGAAGACGGCGAAGACTTCCTGCGCTACGCGCAGCAGATCCTCGACGCGCTCGACGCCATGACCCGGCGCTTCCAGCCGTCGCCGATCTCGGGTTCGGTGCGTTTCGGCGTGCCGGACAACTTCATGGGTGACCGCCTTCCGCCGCTGCTCTCGCAGTTCGCGCGCGGATTCCCGGCGGTGCGGATGGAGGTCTGCGTGAGCATGCACATCGACCTGCGCGCGGCGATCCGGGCCGGCGACCTCGACCTTGCGGTGGTGATGTCGCCACCCGATTGCGTGGAGGGCACGCGCCTGCGGCGCACGCAACTGGTCTGGGCCGCAGCCGAGACCTTCGAGGCGCCGAAGGGCGCGTCGTTGCCGTTGGCCTTCTTTCCGAAGCCTTGCGTCAATCGGGAGGTGGCCGGTTCGGCGCTGGACGCCGCGTCGGTCGACTGGCACGTGGTCTTCACTTCGGCCAGCACGCAGGGCATTCGCGCGGCGGTGCTCGCGGGGCTTGCCGTGACGGTGCTCACGCGCGAGGAAGTGGAGCCGGGCATGAAGATCGTCGATGGGCGCTACGGCCTGCCGCCCTTGCCCAGTGTCGACTTCTCGCTGATCTGGAGCGAGGGCGGCAGGACGCCCTGTGCCTGCCGGTTCGGGCAACTGATCCTGGAGATGCCGGATCTGCCCTCGCCTGACGCTCGGCCTGTTCCGGCGTGA
- a CDS encoding uroporphyrinogen-III C-methyltransferase: protein MSAASPSDDLSSPSAVAAPVPAPLAPHQTPAAQAAAAVLLSRIGFGLLALVTVFTLIATIALWQKVSGMKEQLARQSADAIAQSMEARALARQASDTVRDSAARVALIETRVAEVALQRSQLEELIQSLSRSRDENLVIDIESAVRLALQQAQVTGSVEPLLAALKAGDLRISRAAQPRLAPLQRAMQRDADRLRSSASTDNAEALQRLDELMRSVDDLPTLNAVAVRGTGLNAWQAEPIPADAPWWRRVLLTVRGEARSLVRVGRIQSPEAVLLAPEQSYFLRENLKLKLLNARLSLLSRQVDATRTELAQVAASLNRYFDPASRRTQAAATLLQQLQQQVKTTEPARIDDTIAALATAAAGR, encoded by the coding sequence ATGAGCGCCGCGTCCCCGTCCGACGACCTTTCTTCCCCATCCGCCGTTGCGGCACCGGTGCCTGCCCCGCTGGCGCCGCACCAGACGCCTGCCGCGCAAGCCGCTGCTGCGGTCCTGTTGTCACGCATCGGATTCGGCCTGCTGGCTCTTGTGACCGTGTTCACCCTGATCGCAACCATCGCGCTGTGGCAGAAGGTCAGCGGCATGAAGGAACAGCTGGCACGGCAAAGCGCCGATGCCATCGCCCAATCGATGGAAGCGCGCGCGCTGGCACGCCAGGCCAGCGACACCGTGCGCGATTCGGCGGCCCGCGTGGCCCTGATCGAAACCCGCGTGGCCGAAGTCGCGCTGCAGCGTTCGCAGCTCGAAGAACTGATCCAGAGCCTCTCGCGCTCGCGGGATGAAAACCTCGTCATCGATATCGAGTCGGCTGTGCGCCTTGCCTTGCAACAGGCACAAGTCACCGGCAGCGTCGAGCCCTTGCTCGCAGCGCTCAAGGCGGGCGACCTGCGCATCTCGCGTGCCGCGCAGCCGCGGCTTGCGCCACTGCAGCGCGCCATGCAGCGCGACGCCGACCGGCTGCGCAGCAGTGCCAGCACCGACAACGCCGAAGCCCTGCAAAGGCTCGACGAACTGATGCGCAGCGTGGACGACCTGCCCACGCTCAACGCCGTGGCCGTGCGCGGCACCGGCCTCAATGCCTGGCAGGCCGAGCCAATTCCTGCCGATGCGCCGTGGTGGCGCCGCGTGCTGCTGACGGTGCGCGGCGAGGCCCGCTCGCTGGTCCGCGTCGGCCGCATCCAGAGCCCCGAAGCCGTGCTGCTGGCGCCCGAACAGTCTTACTTCTTGCGCGAGAACCTCAAGCTCAAGCTGCTCAATGCGCGCCTGTCGCTGCTGTCGCGCCAGGTGGATGCCACGCGCACCGAACTGGCCCAGGTGGCCGCGTCGCTCAACCGCTATTTCGATCCCGCGTCGCGTCGCACGCAAGCCGCCGCCACGCTGCTGCAGCAGTTGCAGCAGCAGGTGAAGACCACCGAGCCTGCGCGCATCGACGACACGATCGCTGCATTGGCCACCGCCGCAGCAGGACGTTGA
- a CDS encoding RluA family pseudouridine synthase, whose protein sequence is MKNIIGAKQSPETAPNPSGQKASGETGAPHSAIKFLTVDAESAGQRLDNFLFRHLKGVPKTHVYRIIRSGEVRINKGRAQAETRIEVGDVLRLPPVRISPRAEEGATPPAPAREFPVLLEDDAVLAIDKPAGVAVHGGSGVSFGVIEQLRTARPGAKFLELVHRLDRETSGILLVAKKRSALLALQDQFRERETGKTYLALVEGNWPANKKVLDAPLAKYLLPGPDGTAGAGERRVRVVAKDHPDAMRAVTLVRVLARLALPGDATPLSLLAVTIKTGRTHQIRVHLASAGHAIAGDDKYGDFERQRALQKLGLKRMFLHAWRLQFNHPASGERVALQTDLPPELHALMSPAALDALAQHPTPTSHD, encoded by the coding sequence GTGAAAAACATTATAGGTGCGAAGCAAAGCCCCGAGACCGCTCCAAATCCCTCAGGCCAAAAAGCTTCAGGTGAAACCGGGGCGCCGCATTCGGCCATCAAATTCCTCACGGTCGATGCCGAATCCGCCGGACAGCGGCTGGACAATTTTCTGTTCCGCCATCTGAAAGGCGTCCCGAAGACGCACGTCTACCGGATCATCCGGTCGGGCGAGGTGCGCATCAACAAGGGGCGAGCCCAGGCCGAAACCCGCATCGAGGTCGGCGACGTGCTGCGATTGCCGCCGGTGCGGATTTCGCCGCGCGCGGAAGAGGGCGCCACCCCGCCCGCGCCGGCACGCGAATTTCCCGTGCTGCTGGAAGACGACGCGGTGCTCGCCATCGACAAGCCTGCCGGCGTGGCGGTGCATGGCGGCAGCGGCGTCAGCTTCGGCGTGATCGAGCAGCTGCGCACGGCGCGGCCGGGCGCCAAGTTCCTGGAGCTGGTGCATCGGCTGGATCGCGAAACCTCGGGCATCCTGCTGGTCGCCAAGAAACGAAGCGCGCTGCTGGCGTTGCAAGACCAGTTTCGCGAGCGCGAGACCGGCAAGACCTACTTGGCGCTGGTCGAAGGCAACTGGCCAGCCAACAAGAAGGTGCTCGACGCGCCGCTGGCCAAGTACCTGTTGCCGGGCCCCGATGGCACGGCCGGCGCCGGCGAGCGCCGCGTGCGCGTGGTTGCCAAGGACCATCCGGATGCGATGCGCGCCGTGACGCTGGTGCGTGTGCTGGCGCGGCTTGCGCTGCCCGGCGACGCCACACCGCTGTCATTGCTGGCGGTGACCATCAAGACCGGTCGCACCCATCAGATTCGTGTTCACCTGGCATCGGCCGGCCATGCGATTGCCGGCGACGACAAATACGGTGACTTCGAGCGCCAGCGCGCATTGCAGAAGCTCGGCCTCAAGCGCATGTTCCTGCACGCCTGGCGGCTCCAGTTCAACCACCCGGCCAGCGGCGAGCGTGTCGCGCTGCAGACCGACCTGCCGCCCGAGCTGCACGCGCTGATGTCGCCCGCCGCGCTCGACGCGCTGGCCCAACACCCCACTCCCACGTCCCATGACTGA
- a CDS encoding HAD family hydrolase, with protein MTDSSRPLRFDLIAFDWDGTLYDSTQLIVRCIQAAVIDVGGAKPTENDAAWVIGLGLAEALARAAPDVPKEKYPELGARYRYHYLQHQDDLVLFDGVLQMIDALRARGHKLAVATGKSRRGLNEALKSVALRDRFDASRTADETFGKPHPRMLLELMEELDVTPERTLMIGDTTHDLQLAQNAGCPSVGVSYGAHEPASFDEFKPLFVAHTVASLETWLLDNA; from the coding sequence ATGACTGATTCCTCCAGACCTCTTCGCTTCGACCTGATCGCCTTCGATTGGGACGGCACGCTCTACGACTCCACGCAACTGATCGTGCGCTGCATCCAGGCCGCGGTGATCGACGTCGGCGGTGCCAAGCCGACCGAAAACGACGCCGCCTGGGTGATCGGCCTGGGCCTGGCCGAGGCGCTGGCGCGCGCGGCGCCCGATGTGCCCAAGGAAAAATACCCCGAACTCGGTGCCCGCTACCGCTACCACTACCTGCAGCACCAGGACGACCTCGTGCTGTTCGACGGCGTTCTGCAGATGATCGACGCGCTGCGCGCGCGCGGCCACAAGCTGGCGGTTGCCACCGGCAAGTCGCGCCGTGGGCTGAACGAAGCGCTGAAGTCGGTCGCCTTGCGCGACCGCTTCGATGCCTCGCGCACCGCCGACGAGACCTTCGGCAAGCCGCATCCGCGCATGCTGCTGGAGCTGATGGAAGAGCTCGACGTGACGCCCGAACGCACCCTGATGATCGGCGACACCACGCACGACCTGCAACTGGCGCAGAACGCCGGCTGCCCCAGCGTGGGTGTGAGCTACGGCGCGCACGAGCCTGCCAGCTTCGACGAATTCAAGCCCTTGTTCGTCGCCCACACGGTCGCCAGCCTGGAAACGTGGCTCCTCGACAACGCCTGA
- a CDS encoding heme biosynthesis protein HemY — MRAAIWLLALFAVAAAVALFAGNNQGTITVFWPPWRVDLSLNLVLVILLATFVLLHVALRALAALFSLPTQARHWRLQQKERTLHAALLDAMVQLISGRFSRARKAAQAALTQEKTLSALGASLPQAQQVRVLAHLLAAESAQALQDKPARDAHLQQALNESADRTVLSSPETREGVQLRAARWALEDRDAPAALARLEELPQGVQRRTLALRLRLKAARLDRRTVEALETARLLAKHRAFSEAAAQSIVRGLATELLSGAHDPAQLLRAWSELDANERGMPEVAIHAAQRMVALRGDLALARGWLLPAWERMVANPRALGDALRVKLARALEAGLDSVDADWLARIESAQRNNPRDPNLQYLAGMACMKRQLWGKAQQLLTQAGLGLQDTDLYRRAWLALAQLAEAREDAEQAAEAWKRAAQIENT; from the coding sequence ATGCGCGCTGCAATCTGGCTCCTAGCGCTCTTCGCCGTCGCCGCGGCCGTCGCCCTGTTCGCGGGCAACAACCAGGGCACGATCACCGTGTTTTGGCCGCCGTGGCGCGTCGACCTGTCGCTGAACCTCGTGCTCGTGATCCTGCTGGCGACCTTCGTGTTGCTGCACGTCGCGTTGCGCGCCCTGGCCGCGCTCTTCTCGCTGCCGACGCAGGCGCGCCACTGGCGGCTTCAGCAGAAAGAACGCACGCTGCATGCCGCCTTGCTCGACGCGATGGTGCAACTGATTTCGGGGCGCTTCTCGCGGGCACGCAAGGCTGCACAGGCCGCGCTGACGCAAGAAAAGACGTTGTCTGCACTCGGCGCGAGCCTGCCGCAGGCGCAACAGGTGCGCGTGCTGGCGCATCTGCTGGCGGCCGAGAGCGCGCAGGCCCTGCAGGACAAGCCGGCACGCGACGCCCATCTGCAGCAAGCCCTGAACGAGAGCGCCGACCGCACCGTGCTGTCGAGCCCCGAGACGCGCGAAGGCGTGCAACTGCGCGCCGCGCGCTGGGCGCTCGAAGATCGCGACGCGCCCGCCGCGCTCGCACGGCTCGAAGAATTGCCGCAGGGCGTGCAGCGGCGAACGCTGGCCTTGCGCCTGCGTCTGAAGGCCGCCCGCCTGGACCGACGCACCGTCGAAGCCCTTGAAACCGCGCGCCTGCTGGCCAAGCACCGCGCGTTCTCCGAAGCGGCGGCGCAGAGCATCGTGCGCGGTCTGGCGACCGAGCTGCTGTCGGGCGCGCACGATCCGGCGCAACTGCTGCGCGCCTGGTCCGAACTGGATGCCAACGAACGCGGCATGCCGGAAGTGGCAATCCATGCGGCGCAGCGCATGGTCGCGTTGCGCGGCGACCTGGCGCTGGCGCGCGGCTGGCTGCTGCCGGCATGGGAGCGCATGGTCGCGAACCCGCGGGCTCTGGGCGATGCGCTGCGCGTCAAGCTGGCGCGTGCGCTCGAAGCAGGGCTCGACTCGGTCGATGCCGACTGGCTGGCCCGCATCGAAAGCGCGCAACGCAACAACCCGCGCGACCCGAACCTGCAGTACCTCGCGGGCATGGCCTGCATGAAGCGGCAGTTGTGGGGCAAGGCCCAGCAACTGCTCACGCAGGCCGGACTGGGGTTGCAGGACACCGATCTTTATCGGCGCGCCTGGCTCGCCCTGGCGCAACTGGCCGAAGCCCGCGAAGACGCGGAGCAGGCTGCCGAGGCGTGGAAGCGCGCGGCGCAGATCGAAAACACCTGA
- a CDS encoding Rne/Rng family ribonuclease, which yields MKRMLINATQPEERRLAIVDGQKLLDYEIEIEGREQRKGNIYKAVVTRVEPSLEACFVDYGEDRHGFLPFKEISKQYFAEGVSASQARIQDAIREGQELTVQVEKEERGNKGAALTTFISLAGRYVVLMPNNPRGGGVSRRIEGDDRAELKEAMDQLEYPKGMSIIARTAGIGRTAPELQWDLNYLLKLWTAIDGAGKGGKGAFLIYQESSLVIRAIRDYFNHDIGDILIDTDDIYDQAQQFMAHVMPEHAARVKRYRDDAALFSRFQIEHQIESAYARTVQLPSGGAIVIDHTEALVSVDVNSARAIKGGDIEETATRTNLEAADEVARQMRLRDLGGLIVIDFIDMDESKNRREVESRLRDALRQDRARVQFGSISKFGLMEMSRQRLKPALSEGSSIPCPRCGGSGHIRDTESSALQILRIIQEECLKDNTAAVHVQVPVEVASFLLNEKRPEIAKIELKQRVTVLMVPNKTLETPNYKLERLKHDDPRLDHIEASYKMADEIEDPTAVTRRSQEPTNKQTPVIKGVLPDAPAPVVQPKPEAVRAPVAAAPAPVAPPVVSAPVPAQSGFFGWIKNLFGGTSAPAPAPAPAVIPVEAPKPRRDGRPGRDGEARGGARDGEQRRGGRGGEGRGEGRGEGGRSGGRDGERRGGRGGERREGRGGEGREGRSTEVRNDAANPAREQREPREQREPREPREARAPRDGEQRRGGRGERREGEGRNAPAEALDGNVNLEAQQLAPGAVAGEEGNAAERAPRARGERRERGERSDRGERGGDRNERGDRNTDAQQPRSEATAGDDAAQGERQPRNGRDEQRAPRGDRNDRNDGRRERRNDAPQVAGEADNTRVAEAAASDADQGSDAATGNNEQAPRRDGDERRGRSRDRYGRDRRERGPRDESEANTAAAQVAEGSAAEAVAASDVQEAPVSRQQQQLPLVSERAEATAVAAAPEVREPAPQQARAEQRPAPVSAVAVPVVAQAAAPAANGRALPKVQSFELPLSELAQIAESSGLQWVNSDADRIAQARAAIAAEPKPVHVPRERPPVITLDEGPLVLVETRRDLASMSLPFEQTAGDAQPQRTL from the coding sequence ATGAAGCGGATGCTGATCAATGCCACGCAGCCAGAAGAGCGGCGCCTGGCCATCGTCGACGGGCAAAAGCTCCTCGACTACGAAATCGAGATCGAAGGGCGCGAACAGCGCAAGGGCAACATCTACAAAGCGGTCGTGACCCGCGTCGAGCCCAGCCTCGAAGCCTGTTTCGTCGACTACGGCGAAGACCGCCACGGCTTCCTGCCGTTCAAGGAAATCTCCAAGCAGTATTTCGCCGAAGGCGTGTCGGCCAGCCAGGCCCGCATCCAGGACGCGATCCGCGAAGGCCAGGAACTGACCGTTCAGGTCGAAAAAGAAGAACGCGGCAACAAGGGCGCGGCCCTCACCACCTTCATCTCGCTGGCCGGCCGCTATGTCGTGCTGATGCCGAACAACCCCCGTGGCGGTGGCGTTTCGCGCCGCATCGAGGGCGACGACCGCGCCGAACTCAAGGAGGCGATGGACCAGCTCGAGTACCCGAAGGGCATGAGCATCATCGCGCGCACCGCCGGCATCGGCCGCACCGCGCCCGAACTCCAGTGGGACCTGAACTACCTGCTCAAGCTCTGGACCGCCATCGACGGCGCGGGCAAGGGCGGCAAGGGCGCCTTCCTGATCTATCAAGAATCGTCGCTCGTCATTCGCGCCATCCGTGATTACTTCAATCACGACATCGGCGACATCCTGATCGACACCGACGACATCTACGACCAGGCGCAGCAGTTCATGGCGCACGTCATGCCCGAGCATGCCGCCCGCGTGAAGCGCTACCGCGACGACGCGGCGCTGTTCAGCCGCTTCCAGATCGAGCACCAGATCGAATCGGCCTACGCCCGCACCGTGCAGCTGCCCTCGGGCGGCGCCATCGTGATCGACCACACCGAAGCACTGGTGTCGGTCGACGTGAACTCGGCCCGCGCCATCAAGGGCGGCGACATCGAAGAGACCGCCACCCGCACCAACCTCGAAGCCGCCGACGAAGTGGCCCGCCAGATGCGCCTGCGCGACCTGGGCGGCCTGATCGTCATCGACTTCATCGACATGGACGAGTCGAAGAACCGCCGCGAAGTCGAAAGCCGCCTGCGCGACGCACTGCGCCAGGACCGCGCCCGCGTGCAGTTCGGCTCGATCAGCAAGTTCGGCCTGATGGAAATGAGCCGCCAGCGCCTGAAGCCCGCGCTGTCGGAAGGCTCGTCGATCCCCTGCCCCCGTTGCGGCGGCTCGGGCCACATCCGCGACACCGAATCCAGCGCGCTGCAGATCCTGCGCATCATTCAGGAAGAGTGCCTCAAGGACAACACGGCCGCCGTGCACGTCCAGGTGCCGGTCGAAGTGGCCTCGTTCCTGCTGAACGAAAAGCGCCCTGAAATCGCCAAGATCGAGCTCAAGCAGCGCGTCACCGTGCTGATGGTGCCCAACAAGACGCTCGAAACGCCGAACTACAAGCTCGAACGCCTCAAGCACGACGATCCGCGCCTCGACCACATCGAAGCCAGCTACAAGATGGCCGACGAGATCGAAGATCCGACCGCCGTCACGCGCCGTTCGCAAGAGCCCACCAACAAGCAGACGCCGGTCATCAAGGGCGTGCTGCCCGATGCACCCGCACCCGTGGTGCAGCCCAAGCCCGAAGCCGTGCGCGCGCCTGTCGCTGCAGCACCGGCACCGGTCGCTCCGCCCGTGGTGAGCGCGCCCGTCCCGGCGCAGAGCGGCTTCTTCGGCTGGATCAAGAACCTGTTCGGCGGTACGTCGGCCCCCGCTCCGGCGCCGGCACCGGCCGTGATTCCGGTCGAGGCACCGAAGCCCCGTCGCGATGGCCGTCCTGGCCGCGATGGCGAAGCACGCGGCGGCGCACGTGACGGCGAACAACGCCGTGGCGGCCGCGGTGGTGAAGGTCGCGGCGAAGGCCGTGGCGAAGGCGGCCGCTCCGGCGGTCGCGACGGCGAACGCCGTGGTGGCCGTGGCGGCGAGCGCCGTGAAGGTCGCGGTGGCGAAGGCCGTGAAGGTCGCAGCACCGAAGTGCGTAACGACGCCGCCAACCCGGCGCGTGAACAACGCGAACCGCGCGAGCAGCGTGAACCCCGTGAGCCCCGTGAAGCACGCGCACCGCGCGACGGCGAACAACGCCGTGGCGGTCGTGGTGAGCGTCGCGAAGGCGAAGGTCGCAATGCACCGGCCGAGGCACTCGACGGCAACGTCAACCTCGAAGCCCAGCAACTGGCGCCGGGCGCCGTCGCAGGCGAAGAAGGCAATGCAGCGGAACGCGCACCGCGCGCCCGCGGCGAACGCCGTGAACGTGGCGAGCGCAGTGATCGTGGCGAACGTGGCGGTGACCGCAACGAACGCGGCGACCGCAATACCGACGCACAGCAGCCCCGCAGCGAAGCCACCGCCGGCGACGACGCAGCCCAAGGCGAGCGCCAACCCCGCAACGGCCGCGACGAGCAACGCGCACCGCGCGGTGATCGCAATGACCGCAACGACGGCCGCCGCGAGCGCCGCAACGACGCCCCGCAGGTCGCCGGCGAAGCCGACAACACCCGCGTGGCAGAAGCAGCAGCAAGCGATGCCGACCAAGGCAGCGATGCCGCCACCGGCAACAACGAGCAGGCACCGCGCCGCGACGGCGACGAGCGCCGTGGTCGTTCGCGTGACCGCTACGGCCGCGACCGCCGCGAACGTGGCCCGCGCGACGAAAGCGAAGCCAACACGGCCGCTGCTCAGGTTGCAGAAGGCTCGGCAGCAGAAGCCGTCGCAGCCAGCGATGTGCAAGAAGCCCCGGTGTCCCGCCAGCAGCAGCAACTGCCACTGGTGTCGGAACGCGCCGAAGCGACTGCCGTTGCTGCAGCACCGGAAGTTCGCGAGCCCGCTCCCCAGCAGGCCCGCGCCGAGCAGCGCCCCGCGCCGGTGTCGGCTGTCGCAGTACCCGTCGTGGCCCAAGCTGCAGCGCCTGCCGCCAACGGTCGCGCACTGCCCAAGGTGCAGTCCTTCGAACTGCCGCTGAGCGAACTCGCACAGATCGCCGAAAGCTCGGGCCTGCAGTGGGTCAACTCGGATGCCGATCGCATCGCGCAAGCACGTGCCGCGATCGCCGCCGAGCCGAAGCCGGTCCACGTGCCGCGCGAACGCCCACCGGTGATCACGCTCGACGAAGGCCCGCTGGTGCTGGTCGAAACCCGCCGTGACCTCGCCTCGATGTCGCTGCCGTTCGAGCAGACTGCCGGCGACGCGCAGCCACAGCGCACGCTCTGA
- a CDS encoding uroporphyrinogen-III synthase produces MTARPVIVTRPAREAVQWVDEFRAAGIDAVALPLIVIAPVADVEPLHTAWQQLASYAALMFVSATAVENFFLHQGPDAATEMIAGRRFWATGPGTTRALLRAGVPPQAIDAPPPEATRFDSEALWERAQTQVSTGTRVLIVRGGDEAGQPTGRDWLAHEIDTAGGLRDTVVAYRRLPPSFDSKARQLAIDGAEGRAIWLFSSSEAIGNLQRAMPDADWHAASAVVTHARIGEAARAAGFGALRVCTPLREALIASIESLA; encoded by the coding sequence ATGACCGCGCGCCCCGTCATCGTCACGCGCCCGGCGCGCGAGGCGGTGCAATGGGTCGACGAATTTCGCGCCGCCGGCATCGATGCGGTGGCGTTGCCGCTGATCGTGATTGCGCCGGTGGCCGATGTCGAGCCCCTGCACACGGCGTGGCAACAGCTCGCAAGCTATGCGGCGCTGATGTTCGTGAGCGCCACGGCCGTCGAGAATTTCTTCCTGCACCAAGGGCCCGATGCGGCGACCGAGATGATCGCGGGCCGCCGCTTCTGGGCCACCGGCCCGGGCACCACGCGCGCCTTGCTGCGTGCCGGTGTGCCACCGCAAGCCATCGACGCACCGCCGCCCGAGGCCACGCGCTTCGACTCCGAGGCGCTGTGGGAGCGGGCACAGACCCAGGTGTCGACGGGCACGCGCGTGCTGATCGTGCGCGGCGGTGACGAAGCGGGCCAGCCGACCGGCCGCGATTGGCTCGCCCATGAAATCGATACCGCTGGTGGCCTGCGTGACACCGTGGTGGCCTACCGTCGCCTGCCACCGTCGTTCGACAGCAAGGCACGGCAACTCGCCATCGACGGCGCCGAGGGCCGTGCGATCTGGCTCTTCAGCAGCTCGGAAGCGATCGGCAATCTTCAGCGCGCGATGCCCGATGCCGACTGGCATGCCGCAAGCGCGGTGGTCACCCATGCACGCATCGGCGAAGCCGCGCGCGCCGCGGGTTTCGGGGCGTTGCGTGTATGCACACCCTTGCGGGAAGCGCTGATCGCGTCGATAGAATCCCTCGCATGA